One genomic segment of Lysobacter sp. 5GHs7-4 includes these proteins:
- a CDS encoding class III poly(R)-hydroxyalkanoic acid synthase subunit PhaC yields MTGPIQFTPESLAQEAMRTQAKLRAGLDTLREVDDVDYGATRKEEVWRDGKVALYRYRGETAPTAKVPLLIAYALVNRPYMVDLQSDKSIVRGLLERGEDVYILDWGYPDRSDRYLELEDYIQRFLGGAVDYLRGAHRMDAINLLGICQGGAFSLCYSALNPRKIRNFIAMVTPVDFHTGDNMLSNWTRNLDVDQFVDTLGNVPADLMNWCYLTLKPWRLFVQKYVGLVDILDDKRALEDFLRMEKWIFDSPDQAGEAFRQFIKQFYQGNGFVKGGIDIGGRAVDLAYLDMPVLNIYAEQDHLVPPDASRALRDLVGTTDYTELSFKGGHIGIYVSSRAQREVPSAIHDWLEQRSR; encoded by the coding sequence ATGACCGGACCGATCCAGTTCACGCCCGAATCGCTGGCGCAGGAAGCCATGCGCACCCAAGCCAAGCTGCGCGCCGGCCTGGACACCTTGCGCGAGGTCGACGACGTCGATTACGGCGCGACCCGCAAGGAAGAAGTCTGGCGCGACGGCAAGGTCGCGCTGTACCGCTACCGCGGCGAAACCGCGCCCACGGCCAAAGTGCCGCTGCTGATCGCCTACGCGCTGGTCAACCGCCCGTACATGGTCGATCTGCAGTCGGACAAGTCGATCGTGCGCGGCTTGCTCGAGCGCGGCGAGGACGTCTACATCCTAGACTGGGGCTATCCCGACCGCTCCGACCGCTACCTCGAGCTGGAGGATTACATCCAGCGCTTCCTCGGCGGCGCGGTCGATTATCTGCGCGGCGCGCACCGCATGGACGCGATCAACCTGCTCGGCATCTGCCAGGGCGGCGCGTTCTCGCTGTGCTACAGCGCGTTGAACCCGCGCAAGATCCGCAATTTCATCGCGATGGTCACCCCGGTGGATTTCCACACCGGCGACAACATGCTGTCGAACTGGACCCGCAACCTCGACGTCGACCAGTTCGTCGACACCCTGGGCAACGTGCCGGCCGACCTGATGAACTGGTGCTATCTCACGCTCAAGCCCTGGCGGCTGTTCGTGCAGAAGTACGTGGGCCTGGTCGACATCCTCGACGACAAGCGCGCGCTGGAGGATTTCCTGCGCATGGAGAAGTGGATCTTCGACTCGCCCGACCAGGCCGGCGAAGCCTTCCGCCAATTCATCAAGCAGTTCTACCAGGGCAACGGCTTCGTCAAGGGCGGCATCGACATCGGCGGCCGCGCGGTGGACCTGGCTTACCTGGACATGCCGGTGCTGAACATCTACGCCGAGCAGGACCACCTGGTTCCGCCCGATGCCTCGCGCGCGCTGCGCGACCTGGTCGGCACCACCGACTACACCGAGCTTTCGTTCAAGGGCGGTCATATCGGCATCTACGTCTCCAGCCGCGCCCAACGCGAAGTGCCCAGCGCCATCCACGACTGGTTGGAACAACGCTCACGCTGA